The following proteins come from a genomic window of Corynebacterium falsenii:
- a CDS encoding GNAT family N-acetyltransferase — protein sequence MRLELDEVQLTPGSQVFKESCGYEFDSYWSDPEGLEDSICVFRVLKVDDDGERGGVDDKKDTQSGKDVARISMDGNCDDCIEIALIDVREDERGQGIARWMVDAILDKFADTKLIATPEEELAGFWEHLGWRRVEDADELHGFKMLAPRGWD from the coding sequence ATGCGGTTGGAACTCGACGAAGTGCAGCTCACCCCCGGCTCCCAGGTTTTCAAAGAATCCTGCGGCTACGAATTCGACTCGTACTGGTCCGACCCCGAGGGCTTGGAAGACAGCATCTGCGTGTTCCGCGTTCTCAAGGTGGACGACGATGGGGAGCGTGGCGGCGTCGACGATAAGAAAGACACCCAGAGCGGCAAAGACGTGGCGCGCATCAGCATGGACGGCAACTGCGACGACTGCATCGAAATCGCGCTCATCGACGTGCGCGAGGACGAGCGCGGGCAGGGGATCGCGCGGTGGATGGTTGACGCGATCCTCGACAAGTTCGCGGACACAAAGCTGATCGCCACGCCGGAAGAAGAGCTCGCCGGATTCTGGGAGCACCTGGGCTGGCGGCGCGTGGAAGATGCCGACGAGCTGCACGGATTCAAGATGCTCGCGCCGCGCGGGTGGGACTAG